In Chryseobacterium camelliae, one DNA window encodes the following:
- a CDS encoding CinA family protein, whose amino-acid sequence MEFQKNLLDYISHSLITAGQTVSVSESVTSGFLQLAFSQMPNASMFYKGGVTAYALSEKVKLLQVNRQEAEECDCVSANIAETMALNVASLFETDWSIATTGYCTPNRNSMYKIFAYYCISFRGEVIVTKKLELHPKTQAQNAQLYYTEFILGCFKSEINQLLILK is encoded by the coding sequence ATGGAGTTTCAGAAGAATCTTTTAGATTATATAAGCCATTCGTTAATTACTGCCGGTCAAACCGTATCTGTATCGGAAAGCGTTACATCAGGCTTCTTACAGTTAGCATTTTCACAGATGCCGAATGCGTCCATGTTTTACAAAGGAGGTGTCACGGCCTATGCATTATCTGAAAAGGTAAAACTGCTTCAGGTGAACAGACAGGAAGCAGAAGAATGCGACTGTGTATCGGCAAATATTGCAGAGACGATGGCCCTGAATGTAGCCAGTCTTTTTGAAACCGACTGGTCTATTGCCACTACAGGATACTGTACGCCCAACCGCAATTCGATGTATAAGATTTTTGCCTATTACTGCATTTCCTTCAGGGGAGAGGTGATAGTAACTAAAAAACTTGAGCTCCACCCTAAAACCCAGGCCCAGAATGCCCAGTTGTACTACACGGAATTTATTCTGGGTTGTTTTAAGAGTGAGATCAATCAGCTGTTAATTTTAAAATAA
- a CDS encoding SDR family oxidoreductase, translated as MRLENKSVLITGGDSGIGKAVSLRFAKEGADIAIVYHEDRERAEEVQKEIDSMGRKCVIIQGDISEHEFCKQAAKLAADQFGKIDILVNNAGTQTPCDDIEKLEVENIRKTFDANIIGMIMLTKEVFPYLTSGSSIINTTSATAYQGHEELLDYSATKGAIVAFTRSLALQSKPKNIRVNAVAPGPVATPLTKDTFGEEEDDPNKPPFERNATPEEVASSFLFLASDDAIQITGQVLHPNGGIVVNG; from the coding sequence ATGAGATTAGAGAATAAATCGGTACTTATTACAGGAGGAGACAGTGGAATCGGTAAAGCAGTTTCTTTACGGTTCGCCAAAGAAGGAGCTGATATCGCCATTGTTTATCACGAAGACAGGGAAAGAGCTGAAGAAGTACAAAAGGAGATTGATTCTATGGGCCGTAAGTGCGTCATAATCCAGGGAGATATCAGCGAACATGAATTTTGTAAGCAGGCGGCAAAACTGGCTGCTGACCAATTCGGGAAAATAGATATTCTCGTTAATAATGCAGGAACCCAGACTCCATGCGATGATATTGAGAAACTGGAGGTAGAAAACATCAGGAAAACTTTTGACGCTAACATCATCGGGATGATTATGCTGACCAAAGAGGTTTTCCCATACCTTACTTCCGGCAGCAGTATCATCAATACTACCTCTGCCACAGCCTATCAGGGGCATGAAGAACTGCTGGATTACTCAGCAACCAAAGGAGCTATCGTGGCATTTACCCGTTCTCTGGCTCTGCAGTCCAAACCTAAAAATATTCGTGTTAATGCCGTTGCTCCGGGCCCGGTGGCTACACCGCTTACCAAAGACACCTTCGGAGAGGAAGAAGATGATCCGAATAAACCGCCATTTGAGAGAAATGCAACTCCGGAAGAGGTGGCATCCAGCTTTCTGTTTCTGGCTTCAGATGATGCCATACAGATTACCGGTCAGGTACTTCATCCTAACGGCGGCATCGTAGTAAATGGATAA
- a CDS encoding KGG domain-containing protein codes for MNNRNSNNRGSRANSNASDSFEEIYQLGYEHGYEDGSNDEEYDDDFSDYEDDFNNSYDDGDYDNEDYDDEDYDDEDYDDEEDDDDNNGGRGSGNQQRDSQGRFSSGSVRGRSKSGSGSGSGGSRSGGGRERSSSSGNGSSRRGFASMSKAERTRIARMGGQASHRESGSGNSSSGNSGRGGSGSGPGRGRSGFSGNSGRGSNSGSSSSGRGSNSGSGSSGRGFASMSKAERTRIARMGGQASHGGGRASGRSGFGGRRNNS; via the coding sequence ATGAACAACAGAAATTCAAACAATCGTGGTTCAAGAGCAAATTCAAATGCATCAGACAGCTTTGAAGAGATTTACCAATTGGGTTACGAGCATGGCTATGAAGACGGCTCCAATGATGAAGAATATGATGATGATTTTTCAGATTATGAAGATGACTTCAACAACAGTTATGATGACGGAGATTATGATAATGAGGACTACGATGATGAAGATTATGACGACGAAGACTATGATGATGAGGAGGACGACGATGATAATAATGGGGGCAGAGGAAGTGGAAACCAGCAGAGGGACAGCCAGGGAAGATTTTCTTCCGGCAGCGTAAGAGGCCGTTCAAAGTCTGGTTCTGGATCCGGATCTGGAGGATCACGGTCCGGTGGAGGAAGAGAAAGATCGTCTTCATCCGGCAACGGCTCTTCCAGAAGAGGTTTTGCTTCAATGAGCAAAGCTGAACGTACAAGGATTGCCCGCATGGGCGGACAGGCTTCCCACAGAGAATCAGGCTCAGGAAACAGCAGCTCCGGTAACTCGGGCCGTGGTGGATCAGGTTCAGGACCAGGAAGAGGAAGATCGGGATTCAGTGGTAACTCTGGACGCGGTTCTAATTCTGGTAGCAGCAGCTCAGGCAGAGGATCTAATTCAGGTTCGGGTTCTTCAGGAAGAGGTTTTGCTTCAATGAGCAAAGCTGAACGTACGAGAATAGCGCGTATGGGGGGCCAGGCTTCCCATGGAGGCGGAAGAGCATCAGGCAGATCAGGATTCGGAGGCAGACGTAATAATTCATAA
- a CDS encoding zinc-dependent alcohol dehydrogenase — protein MKAAVFHAPGNIACDTVDDPQIQDANDIILKVTSTAICGSDLHIYSGGIPQARPMVMGHEFMGIVEETGKNITNLKVGDRVVVPFPVACGSCHFCQNDLPVACEHSNPEFYGPEGGIFTEKGGALFGYTDLYGGYDGGQAQYVRVPYAHFGPRIVPDNLTDEQVLFLTDIFPTGYTGVKWGELKGGESVAIFGAGPVGSMAAKSAILYNAKKIIVVDTLQYRLDQVKRLTGCETILWEDAESTVQKIRDLTHGRGADVCIDAVGFEPERNLLDRAKAVVNFEKGSIKVLEACMSAVKRGGIVSIVGVYPVNYDNFKLGQIFDKGITIKAGQCSVHPIIDELMDHVQSGRVVLDDIITHRLSLDEVAKGYEIFDKKDDGCVKVVLDPWK, from the coding sequence ATGAAAGCAGCAGTTTTTCATGCACCTGGCAACATAGCGTGCGATACCGTAGATGATCCGCAAATCCAGGATGCCAATGACATTATCTTAAAAGTAACTTCTACCGCGATATGTGGGAGTGACCTTCACATTTATTCAGGCGGGATTCCGCAGGCTCGTCCGATGGTGATGGGCCATGAATTTATGGGCATCGTGGAAGAAACAGGAAAAAATATTACCAATCTTAAAGTCGGGGACAGAGTCGTTGTTCCGTTTCCAGTGGCTTGCGGTAGCTGCCATTTCTGCCAGAATGACCTTCCTGTAGCCTGTGAACACAGCAATCCGGAATTTTACGGTCCGGAAGGCGGTATTTTCACTGAAAAAGGAGGTGCCCTTTTCGGGTATACGGACCTTTATGGAGGATATGACGGCGGCCAGGCGCAGTATGTCAGGGTGCCTTACGCTCATTTCGGTCCACGGATCGTTCCGGATAATCTTACGGATGAGCAGGTATTGTTCCTTACCGATATATTCCCCACTGGCTATACCGGCGTTAAGTGGGGAGAACTGAAAGGCGGAGAAAGCGTAGCTATCTTCGGAGCTGGACCGGTAGGTTCCATGGCCGCAAAAAGTGCGATTCTTTATAACGCCAAAAAGATTATTGTTGTGGACACCTTACAGTACAGGCTGGACCAGGTTAAAAGGCTTACCGGTTGCGAAACGATCCTGTGGGAAGATGCCGAAAGCACGGTGCAAAAGATCCGGGACCTTACGCATGGAAGAGGCGCCGATGTATGCATTGATGCTGTTGGGTTTGAACCCGAAAGGAATCTTCTGGACAGAGCGAAAGCGGTCGTAAATTTTGAAAAAGGCTCTATTAAGGTTCTTGAAGCCTGTATGAGTGCGGTAAAGCGTGGAGGGATTGTTTCCATAGTAGGAGTCTATCCTGTGAATTATGATAATTTTAAGCTTGGGCAGATTTTTGATAAAGGAATAACCATCAAGGCTGGCCAGTGCAGCGTGCATCCGATCATCGATGAACTGATGGACCATGTACAATCCGGAAGGGTAGTCCTGGATGATATTATTACCCATCGTCTCTCGCTGGATGAAGTTGCCAAAGGCTATGAAATTTTCGATAAGAAAGACGACGGCTGTGTCAAGGTAGTCCTTGATCCGTGGAAGTAA
- a CDS encoding Crp/Fnr family transcriptional regulator — translation MNNINTYLARVLEVPLEKLNLCNLHYEAKKVSKNQFLLQYGEICRNIYFVEKGLLKMYSIDKNGKEHIIQFAPESWLISDRSSLYFNEKSIYYIEAVEDSEVLFLHPDFFSRLVEQFPNSIEKSDIIAQKHIRSLQDRINSLLGETAEERYMKFIKMYPDLLLRVPQWMIASYLGITPESLSRVRKELARKNFVPD, via the coding sequence ATGAATAATATTAACACCTATCTCGCCAGGGTACTGGAAGTCCCTCTGGAAAAGCTGAATCTGTGCAATCTGCACTACGAGGCAAAAAAAGTTTCCAAAAACCAGTTTCTTCTGCAGTACGGTGAAATATGCAGGAATATTTATTTCGTGGAAAAAGGATTGCTGAAAATGTACTCCATTGATAAAAACGGAAAGGAGCACATTATACAATTCGCTCCGGAGAGCTGGCTGATTTCTGACCGCAGCAGTTTGTACTTCAATGAGAAATCCATTTATTATATAGAAGCTGTGGAAGATTCAGAAGTTCTTTTCCTGCATCCTGATTTTTTCAGCCGTCTGGTAGAACAGTTTCCAAACAGTATTGAAAAAAGCGACATTATTGCCCAGAAACATATCAGGAGCCTGCAGGACAGAATCAATTCCCTGCTGGGAGAGACTGCGGAAGAGCGGTATATGAAGTTTATCAAAATGTATCCGGACCTTCTTTTAAGGGTACCTCAGTGGATGATCGCTTCCTATTTAGGCATCACTCCTGAAAGCCTGAGCCGCGTAAGAAAAGAACTGGCGCGCAAAAATTTCGTTCCTGATTAA
- a CDS encoding DUF1569 domain-containing protein: MLVNKSLHDPACFGELVRRISYIREDAQAQWGKMDVCQMMKHCDLVLQIPLNKINLPEINLFFRMVGIATKKEMKIFNNGIPRNMPTFQKLIVNFECDFKESKESLLNTMREYLNAYEKQRLPARHVLFGNMTAEDWGFLEFKHLDHHLKQFNV; the protein is encoded by the coding sequence ATGCTGGTAAATAAGAGCCTGCATGATCCTGCCTGTTTCGGAGAACTGGTCCGCAGGATTTCATATATAAGGGAAGATGCACAAGCACAGTGGGGGAAGATGGATGTCTGCCAGATGATGAAGCACTGTGACCTTGTTCTACAGATTCCTTTAAACAAAATAAATCTTCCTGAAATTAATCTGTTTTTTAGGATGGTTGGTATAGCCACGAAAAAAGAAATGAAGATTTTTAACAACGGAATTCCGAGAAACATGCCTACTTTTCAAAAACTAATCGTTAATTTTGAATGTGACTTTAAGGAATCGAAAGAAAGCCTGCTGAATACTATGAGAGAATACCTGAATGCCTATGAAAAACAGCGTTTGCCAGCCCGGCATGTTCTTTTCGGCAACATGACGGCCGAAGACTGGGGTTTTCTGGAGTTTAAACACCTTGACCATCACCTTAAACAATTTAATGTATGA
- a CDS encoding YfiT family bacillithiol transferase, with protein sequence MNDLENKKFPIGRFNAPASISDAELEHYTRVIRNFPGKLKNLIEDFTDEQLDTQYREGGWTIRQLINHLADSHANSFIRFKLALTEDNPTIKPYDEARWAELQDSTAISIKPAMRMIKGTHQRWYVLLKTLTNRQFERTFHHPEHQEDHDLRYYLALYVWHCNHHFAHIENLKRDQCW encoded by the coding sequence ATGAATGATTTAGAAAATAAGAAATTTCCCATCGGGCGATTCAACGCACCGGCATCCATTTCAGATGCGGAACTGGAGCATTACACCAGAGTCATCAGGAACTTTCCGGGAAAGCTGAAAAACCTGATTGAAGACTTCACAGACGAACAGTTGGATACCCAGTACCGGGAAGGAGGATGGACGATAAGGCAGCTGATTAACCATCTTGCAGACAGCCATGCCAACAGCTTTATCCGCTTTAAGCTGGCACTCACGGAAGACAATCCTACCATTAAGCCTTATGACGAAGCACGGTGGGCAGAACTTCAGGATAGTACCGCAATCTCCATCAAACCCGCAATGAGAATGATCAAGGGAACCCATCAGAGATGGTATGTACTCCTGAAAACCCTTACCAACCGGCAGTTTGAAAGGACTTTCCACCACCCTGAACATCAGGAAGACCATGACCTGAGATATTATCTTGCTTTGTATGTGTGGCACTGCAACCATCATTTTGCCCATATTGAAAACCTGAAACGCGATCAATGCTGGTAA
- the ytxJ gene encoding bacillithiol system redox-active protein YtxJ yields MSFFNKIFGGSEDKPETKSFWKPIESGQELAEAIERSHHKKIAIFKHSTSCFISKTVLRNFEKEVAEAAPDAELYYLDLLAYRPISNKIAEDFGITHQSPQLIVVEHGKALNDASHQSISIKQLD; encoded by the coding sequence ATGAGTTTTTTTAATAAAATATTTGGCGGTAGTGAAGATAAGCCGGAAACAAAATCCTTCTGGAAACCGATAGAATCTGGACAGGAACTGGCAGAAGCCATTGAACGTTCTCATCATAAAAAAATTGCTATATTTAAGCATTCTACAAGCTGCTTCATCAGTAAAACGGTCTTAAGGAATTTTGAGAAGGAAGTAGCCGAGGCCGCTCCGGATGCAGAACTGTATTATCTTGATCTGCTGGCGTACCGGCCGATTTCAAATAAAATTGCGGAGGATTTCGGAATTACCCACCAGAGCCCTCAGCTGATTGTTGTTGAACACGGGAAAGCTTTGAACGACGCTTCCCATCAGAGTATATCTATAAAACAGCTCGACTGA
- a CDS encoding SDR family NAD(P)-dependent oxidoreductase: protein MERKNEYALITGATSGIGYELAKLLAKNGYDLAIVSRDEQEVNRKADEFKSLGAKVTVICKDLFSQDQVYAVYSELEANGISPSVLINDAGQGAYGKFIETDLRKEIGVVNLNIISVIILTKLFLKDRIAKGSGKILNLASVASKAPGPWQSVYHGTKAFVLSWSEAIREELKDTGITVTALLPGPTNTDFFNKAGMNESKILEDPSNLSSPEEVARDGFDALMNGDDKIISGVKNKMMVAMTNITTDSMAAHRMSEMQKPKTEK, encoded by the coding sequence ATGGAACGTAAAAATGAATACGCTCTGATCACCGGTGCCACAAGCGGTATCGGGTATGAGCTGGCCAAACTGTTGGCCAAAAACGGATATGATCTTGCTATTGTATCCCGAGACGAGCAGGAAGTGAATCGTAAAGCCGATGAATTTAAGTCATTAGGTGCCAAAGTAACCGTCATCTGTAAAGACCTTTTCAGTCAGGATCAGGTGTATGCCGTGTATTCTGAGCTGGAAGCGAATGGTATAAGCCCTTCAGTTCTGATTAATGATGCGGGGCAGGGTGCTTATGGCAAATTCATTGAAACCGACTTACGGAAAGAAATCGGTGTTGTCAACCTGAATATCATATCAGTAATCATACTGACCAAACTCTTTCTTAAGGACCGGATAGCAAAAGGCTCAGGAAAGATCCTGAATCTGGCATCGGTAGCCAGTAAGGCGCCGGGGCCATGGCAGTCCGTTTATCATGGAACCAAAGCATTTGTATTGTCATGGTCCGAAGCCATCCGTGAAGAGCTTAAAGATACAGGAATCACAGTAACAGCATTATTGCCCGGACCTACAAACACCGACTTCTTCAATAAAGCGGGGATGAACGAAAGTAAAATACTGGAAGATCCGAGCAATCTTTCTTCCCCGGAAGAAGTAGCCCGGGACGGCTTTGATGCCCTGATGAACGGTGATGACAAAATAATTTCAGGGGTAAAAAATAAAATGATGGTAGCCATGACCAACATTACAACAGACAGTATGGCTGCGCACAGAATGTCAGAAATGCAAAAACCAAAAACAGAAAAATAG
- a CDS encoding pyridoxamine 5'-phosphate oxidase family protein — MSTENLTHADAIKKIKELSENAKICMFCTELDKAPINSRPMSLQETDEEGNLWFISSDTSNKNFEIKEDKKVQLFFMNNGDYQYLSVYGDATVYKDKATIDDKWSEKANAWFDGKDDPTVSIIRVEPKESYYWDTKAGKLVSILTFVAAAITGKKADNSDGVEGNATV; from the coding sequence ATGTCAACAGAAAACCTTACACACGCTGACGCTATCAAAAAAATCAAGGAACTTTCCGAAAATGCAAAAATCTGTATGTTCTGTACTGAACTGGATAAAGCCCCCATCAATTCACGCCCTATGAGCTTACAGGAGACGGATGAAGAAGGAAACCTTTGGTTCATCAGCAGCGATACCAGCAATAAAAATTTTGAGATCAAGGAAGATAAGAAAGTTCAGCTTTTCTTCATGAACAATGGGGATTACCAGTATCTTTCTGTATACGGGGATGCTACCGTATACAAAGATAAAGCGACTATCGACGATAAATGGTCTGAAAAGGCCAACGCCTGGTTCGACGGAAAAGATGACCCTACCGTTTCTATTATCCGTGTAGAACCAAAAGAAAGTTATTACTGGGATACAAAAGCCGGAAAACTGGTGAGCATCCTGACTTTTGTAGCAGCAGCTATCACCGGAAAAAAAGCTGATAACTCAGATGGTGTGGAAGGAAACGCAACAGTATAG
- a CDS encoding AraC family transcriptional regulator — translation MQISPPKHLAGFIKHYIFLENSQEDTRNMRLFADGNTGLIISADMNMHDADGNCLPLSFFYGQPTSYKNIGAKGSFSVLAVIFQPYFFNLIFGIAAKEIKNEIISATDILKDRLVPFQDAMDRKLSPRYLISLLNTFFTRLISSKSNPELWIIQLQQYMLLNKGTSPMKMLEHFTGYSERHIERTFESHIGTSPHKYNSIIRLHHFLSLLKNKSDKENMAGLGYEAGYSDQSHLIKECKNIIGLTPSQYIKTKSKLAVNFIELG, via the coding sequence ATGCAGATTTCCCCGCCAAAGCATTTAGCAGGATTTATTAAACATTATATCTTTCTGGAAAATTCTCAAGAGGACACTAGAAATATGCGTTTGTTTGCCGATGGAAATACAGGATTGATCATCTCGGCTGACATGAACATGCACGATGCGGACGGCAATTGCCTGCCGTTGTCATTTTTTTATGGCCAGCCCACTTCCTATAAGAATATTGGGGCGAAAGGTTCCTTTTCCGTGCTGGCTGTTATTTTCCAGCCTTACTTTTTTAACCTTATTTTCGGTATTGCAGCGAAAGAAATCAAAAATGAGATCATTTCTGCAACAGATATTTTAAAAGATCGCCTGGTTCCATTCCAGGACGCCATGGACAGGAAGTTGAGCCCTCGGTATTTAATTTCTTTACTCAATACATTCTTTACCCGGCTAATTTCCTCAAAAAGCAATCCGGAGCTTTGGATAATACAGCTCCAGCAATATATGCTTCTGAATAAAGGGACTTCACCGATGAAGATGCTTGAGCATTTCACAGGGTATTCCGAACGTCATATTGAAAGGACATTTGAAAGCCATATAGGAACCTCTCCCCATAAATATAATTCGATCATAAGGCTTCATCATTTTTTAAGCCTGCTGAAAAATAAATCGGATAAAGAAAATATGGCAGGCCTGGGCTATGAAGCAGGCTATTCCGATCAGTCCCATCTGATCAAAGAATGTAAAAATATCATCGGATTAACGCCCAGTCAATATATAAAAACAAAAAGCAAGCTGGCCGTCAACTTTATTGAACTGGGCTGA
- a CDS encoding FAD-dependent oxidoreductase — translation MYRDGARKSIWQEEIKRFPSESALGQLFDVAIVGGGITGISTAIKLQESGKRCIILEASNIGFGTTGGTTAHLNDFFDTTYSQAISDFGLENAKLFAGAGQEAISIIENNIRKYGIDCDFMRKKGYLFALDDKQQKELADIVDGAYKVGHEMLYTHEIPFPIPFKEAVMIPNQAQFHPVKYIRALCEAFQNAGGVIHEQCLCESHDEQKGFVQLNTTKGTVQAMHVVYATHIPPGISILHTMNAPYRSYAMAFSMKGEPQEKELGYDLCDPYRYYRFQEVDGQQLLIAGGEDHKTGHEEDTGECFSRLENYVREHFDVETVHYSWSSQYYEPSDGFPYIGKLPSSSGRIYVSTGFRGNGMILGTLTSQILNDLIVSGSSKYEHLFSPSRIKPVAGFTDFVKENAVVVFDFVKDKLFREKITSLAKINEGEAKVVTYEGESFALYKEKGGTVHLVKSTCPHALCEVRWNSAELSWDCPCHGSRFNVNGKVLTGPTVKDLQRIDPEEGSEI, via the coding sequence ATGTACAGAGACGGTGCAAGAAAAAGCATATGGCAGGAAGAAATTAAAAGATTTCCTTCCGAAAGTGCGCTGGGACAACTATTTGATGTGGCCATCGTAGGTGGAGGGATCACGGGGATCTCCACTGCCATCAAACTTCAGGAATCAGGAAAGAGGTGCATTATACTGGAAGCTTCCAATATAGGATTCGGAACAACAGGCGGAACAACAGCACACCTGAATGATTTTTTTGATACTACCTATTCCCAGGCCATCAGCGATTTCGGACTGGAAAATGCGAAGTTATTTGCAGGGGCTGGTCAGGAAGCGATTTCCATCATAGAAAACAATATTCGGAAATATGGAATCGACTGTGATTTCATGAGGAAAAAGGGCTATCTCTTTGCACTGGATGACAAACAGCAAAAGGAACTGGCTGATATTGTGGACGGGGCTTATAAAGTAGGGCATGAAATGTTATATACCCATGAAATCCCGTTTCCCATTCCTTTTAAAGAGGCAGTCATGATTCCCAATCAGGCGCAATTCCATCCTGTAAAATATATCAGGGCCTTATGTGAAGCATTTCAGAATGCAGGTGGGGTTATTCATGAGCAATGCCTTTGCGAAAGCCATGATGAACAGAAAGGTTTTGTGCAGCTGAATACGACAAAGGGAACCGTACAGGCTATGCATGTGGTGTATGCTACACATATTCCGCCTGGAATCAGTATCCTTCACACTATGAATGCTCCGTATAGGAGCTATGCGATGGCTTTCAGCATGAAGGGAGAACCTCAGGAAAAAGAATTGGGGTATGATCTCTGCGATCCTTACCGATATTACCGGTTCCAGGAAGTTGACGGACAGCAGCTGCTAATCGCAGGTGGCGAGGATCATAAGACAGGACATGAAGAAGATACCGGAGAATGTTTTTCAAGGCTTGAAAACTATGTACGTGAACATTTTGACGTGGAGACCGTGCATTACAGTTGGTCCAGCCAGTATTACGAACCTTCTGACGGATTTCCGTATATCGGGAAACTTCCGTCCAGCAGTGGCAGAATCTACGTATCAACGGGATTCAGGGGCAACGGAATGATTTTAGGAACCCTCACTTCACAAATTTTGAATGATCTTATTGTCAGCGGGAGCAGTAAATATGAGCATTTATTCAGTCCTTCAAGGATTAAGCCCGTTGCGGGGTTTACGGATTTTGTAAAGGAGAATGCTGTTGTTGTCTTCGATTTTGTAAAAGATAAACTTTTCAGGGAAAAAATCACTTCACTGGCCAAAATTAATGAAGGAGAAGCTAAGGTGGTGACATACGAAGGTGAATCCTTTGCTTTATACAAAGAAAAAGGAGGAACAGTGCATCTGGTAAAAAGCACATGTCCCCATGCGCTGTGCGAAGTCCGGTGGAACAGTGCAGAACTTTCGTGGGACTGTCCGTGTCACGGTTCAAGATTTAATGTAAATGGAAAAGTACTTACGGGACCAACGGTTAAAGACCTTCAGAGAATTGACCCTGAAGAAGGCTCGGAAATTTAA
- a CDS encoding Crp/Fnr family transcriptional regulator produces the protein MVIQEEILYSMGATAKDYTPSEFIFNEGEQPHYYYQIVSGEVKLNNYSEDGKEFIQDILSAGQSCGESILFIDKPYPMNAETITDCRVIRLKKSSFFSLLDRSPKLCMEISNVISQGLYHKFIMMQNISSQNPTTRLKGLMDYLKSFESNKKPYSFMVPLTRKQMASLTGLCVETAIRTIKAMEKNKILKIQDRKILY, from the coding sequence ATGGTTATTCAAGAAGAAATTTTATATTCAATGGGAGCTACTGCAAAAGACTATACTCCTTCGGAATTCATTTTTAATGAAGGTGAGCAGCCCCACTATTATTATCAGATTGTAAGCGGAGAGGTAAAGCTTAATAATTACAGCGAAGATGGCAAGGAGTTTATCCAGGATATCTTGTCTGCCGGCCAAAGTTGCGGTGAAAGTATCCTTTTTATCGATAAACCTTATCCCATGAATGCTGAAACGATTACGGACTGCCGGGTCATACGGCTGAAAAAGTCTTCTTTTTTCAGTCTTCTGGATAGGTCACCCAAATTATGTATGGAAATCAGTAATGTCATCTCACAGGGCTTATACCATAAGTTCATCATGATGCAGAACATTTCCTCTCAGAATCCTACCACCAGGCTGAAAGGACTAATGGATTACCTGAAGAGTTTCGAGAGTAACAAAAAACCTTACTCATTTATGGTTCCTTTAACCAGGAAACAGATGGCCAGCCTTACCGGATTATGCGTAGAAACCGCAATACGGACGATTAAGGCAATGGAGAAAAACAAAATATTAAAGATCCAGGACCGTAAAATTTTATATTGA
- a CDS encoding ferritin-like domain-containing protein gives MATKTTETNTTAGSNSSATASSKKTTQVDNATVNEDKMKSSPLHKFFLSALKDIYFAEHAIIEALEKMQQAATTEELKEAFEDHQLQTQKHVSRLEKIFRLLEETPEKKECEAIKGIIKEGEEIIKSTEEGSMTRDAALIIAAQKVEHYEIATYGGLAQLAITMGHDKVADLLEKTLQEEEDTDYNLTDIAETFINFDAEQED, from the coding sequence ATGGCAACCAAGACAACAGAAACCAATACTACAGCTGGGAGTAATTCTTCAGCTACGGCTTCTTCTAAAAAAACAACTCAGGTAGACAACGCAACGGTTAATGAAGATAAAATGAAAAGCTCACCGCTGCATAAGTTCTTTCTAAGTGCCCTTAAAGACATTTATTTCGCAGAGCATGCCATTATCGAGGCATTGGAAAAAATGCAGCAGGCAGCAACGACAGAAGAACTTAAAGAAGCCTTTGAAGATCACCAGCTTCAGACCCAGAAGCATGTAAGCCGCCTGGAGAAAATATTCAGGCTTCTGGAAGAAACTCCTGAGAAAAAAGAATGTGAGGCCATCAAAGGCATCATCAAGGAAGGTGAGGAAATCATCAAATCAACAGAAGAAGGCAGTATGACCCGTGATGCCGCATTAATCATTGCTGCACAGAAAGTTGAGCATTATGAAATCGCTACTTATGGCGGCCTGGCCCAACTGGCCATTACCATGGGACATGACAAGGTAGCGGACCTTCTGGAAAAAACACTGCAGGAAGAAGAAGATACAGATTATAATCTAACCGATATTGCAGAGACCTTCATCAATTTTGATGCAGAACAAGAAGATTAG